In the Pyrolobus fumarii 1A genome, one interval contains:
- a CDS encoding MarC family protein, giving the protein MPIDEALVKSIAILFLIVDPIGNAPIFHAVTYSMSSERRKKIIVESVIAATIILLVFGLIGDVVLSYFGLRIADFRVAGGIILLLYGVAGVMGFTEAGRLEAEGDVETIAIVPLATPLLAGPGAIATVLYIKAVYGLYYALVSTTVVAALTLVILLAGGRLLHLLGKSGAVALARIFSFLLAAIAVAMIREGVEEYIASINAESSS; this is encoded by the coding sequence ATGCCAATCGATGAGGCCTTGGTCAAGTCTATAGCGATACTGTTCCTAATAGTAGACCCCATAGGCAACGCGCCAATATTCCACGCGGTAACGTACTCGATGAGCAGCGAGAGAAGGAAGAAGATCATCGTAGAGAGCGTGATAGCCGCTACTATCATACTCCTAGTGTTTGGGCTAATCGGCGACGTGGTGCTCTCCTATTTCGGTCTACGCATAGCAGACTTTCGAGTAGCAGGCGGCATCATACTCCTGCTGTACGGCGTCGCTGGCGTCATGGGGTTCACCGAGGCGGGTAGACTTGAAGCAGAGGGTGACGTGGAAACCATAGCTATCGTGCCTCTCGCTACACCCCTACTAGCCGGGCCAGGTGCAATAGCAACAGTCCTATACATCAAGGCTGTCTACGGCCTCTACTATGCGCTAGTGTCGACAACAGTGGTCGCAGCGTTGACACTCGTGATACTCCTGGCGGGTGGACGGCTCTTGCACCTGCTCGGGAAGAGTGGAGCCGTCGCACTCGCAAGGATATTCTCGTTCCTTCTGGCAGCTATCGCAGTCGCAATGATAAGGGAGGGTGTTGAAGAGTATATTGCTAGTATCAACGCCGAGTCCTCGAGCTGA
- the purD gene encoding phosphoribosylamine--glycine ligase produces the protein MKVLLIGSGGREHALAYMISRSPRQPRLYVLSDYVNPGLENVAEATGGKLYVGKTTDPQVALRVAREVNPDLVVIGPEEPLFHGVSDALLDEGLPVFGARSRLAEIEKSKVFARQLQWKYRIPGRLRFTAAKSLDEAAKAAEAMGDAAVKPARQAGGHGVKVFAAPAPHVDEAAAEVRRVYAEQLARRVAEKYGDIEHLVIVEERVEGVEYTLMTITDGSTVLPLPIVQDQPYLFIHDIGPETGGMGAIAGPGWTLPFITRDELEETKVIVERTIEALRRETGLEYRGALSAQSMLTALQGPVLIEYYARFGDPEISALAPIIESDMVELLERAATGKLAGAKLEIREDLHVVVKIVAPRGYPENRAKAKNHPIDYSEALEAARKLGCHVFTAGVYRAEDGRILTTGSRALEIVCASPTSHHDASMKAEKVIAGIRLLDGWELIHRRDIGTEQHVQLRIEEAERIRRVYLHRRRMGLGRVVYDWVPGRGVQIYDYG, from the coding sequence GTGAAGGTACTCCTTATAGGAAGCGGTGGTCGTGAGCACGCGCTAGCCTACATGATATCACGTTCTCCTAGGCAGCCACGCCTCTACGTTCTAAGCGACTATGTGAACCCCGGTCTCGAGAATGTAGCGGAGGCAACAGGCGGTAAGCTATACGTTGGCAAGACGACTGATCCCCAAGTGGCACTTCGCGTTGCACGTGAGGTCAACCCCGATCTCGTAGTGATTGGCCCCGAGGAGCCACTCTTCCACGGTGTTAGCGATGCGCTTCTTGACGAAGGGCTCCCGGTTTTCGGCGCCAGGTCAAGGCTCGCCGAGATAGAGAAGAGTAAGGTGTTTGCAAGGCAGCTTCAATGGAAGTACCGGATACCAGGTCGCCTCCGCTTCACTGCAGCCAAGAGCCTCGACGAGGCTGCCAAGGCAGCAGAGGCCATGGGCGACGCGGCTGTCAAGCCAGCTAGACAGGCAGGTGGACATGGCGTTAAGGTGTTCGCGGCGCCAGCCCCTCACGTTGACGAGGCGGCTGCTGAGGTCAGGAGGGTGTATGCCGAGCAACTTGCAAGACGTGTTGCCGAGAAGTATGGCGACATAGAGCATCTTGTTATCGTCGAGGAGAGGGTTGAGGGTGTTGAGTACACGCTAATGACCATAACTGACGGGTCTACCGTCCTACCGCTCCCCATCGTACAAGACCAGCCATACCTCTTCATACACGATATCGGCCCTGAGACCGGAGGCATGGGCGCCATAGCTGGCCCGGGCTGGACGCTACCATTCATAACGAGGGATGAGCTTGAAGAGACGAAAGTAATCGTTGAGAGGACCATTGAGGCGTTGAGGAGAGAGACTGGGTTAGAGTATAGGGGTGCGCTATCCGCCCAGTCGATGCTCACCGCGTTGCAAGGCCCGGTTCTGATAGAGTACTATGCGAGATTCGGTGACCCCGAGATATCGGCACTAGCTCCAATAATAGAAAGTGATATGGTAGAGTTGCTCGAGAGGGCCGCTACTGGTAAACTGGCTGGAGCGAAGCTAGAGATACGCGAGGATCTACATGTTGTCGTGAAGATCGTGGCGCCCAGAGGCTACCCGGAGAACCGGGCTAAAGCAAAGAATCACCCGATAGACTACTCTGAGGCGCTTGAAGCAGCCAGAAAGCTAGGGTGTCACGTTTTCACAGCGGGTGTCTATCGCGCCGAAGATGGGAGGATCTTAACGACGGGCTCGAGGGCCCTCGAGATAGTGTGCGCGTCGCCGACGAGCCATCACGACGCGTCTATGAAGGCGGAGAAGGTGATTGCAGGCATACGTCTGCTTGACGGGTGGGAGTTGATACACCGTAGAGACATAGGCACAGAGCAGCACGTGCAACTGAGGATCGAGGAGGCTGAGAGGATACGCCGCGTCTATCTGCACAGGAGGAGGATGGGGCTCGGCAGGGTAGTCTACGACTGGGTGCCTGGCCGCGGAGTCCAAATCTATGACTACGGGTGA
- a CDS encoding ABC transporter ATP-binding protein — protein MAVLRVESLVVERSGRRVLDEVSFVHESGILVVLGPNGAGKTTLLKSIAGLVEPSKGVIEIGDIVVYDSWRRVNLPPEARRVGYVPQSISLFPHMTVYENLVFAARKRHGREAHRVARMYAELLGIEHLLDRKASQLSGGEAQKAAIARALASDPALLLLDEPFSNIDAPSRDKLRVELRRLLVKLGKPTVIVTHSFADAWIMGDAIVLLRDGRIVASGAPSSMLRPRSLEAARFLGFNLIPATLLSVENGIVVLEAGGEKVVGEGVSVDAPPGSRVYIAVKGDDVILSRVRGEGPNWYRGVVVSLYETRYGLKLVIEALGAQLNVETTRAYARSILGGVKEGLELWLHLPPDAVSIVT, from the coding sequence ATGGCGGTATTGAGAGTCGAGAGTCTAGTGGTCGAGAGGAGTGGTAGGAGAGTGTTGGACGAGGTCAGCTTTGTGCACGAGTCCGGTATACTAGTAGTACTGGGGCCCAACGGTGCCGGGAAGACGACGTTGCTGAAGAGCATAGCGGGTCTAGTCGAGCCCTCGAAGGGCGTGATAGAGATTGGTGACATAGTAGTCTATGATTCGTGGCGTAGAGTCAACCTGCCGCCAGAGGCCAGGAGGGTGGGCTACGTCCCCCAGAGCATCTCGCTCTTCCCCCACATGACCGTCTACGAGAACCTAGTGTTCGCGGCGAGAAAGAGACATGGACGCGAGGCTCATCGTGTGGCCCGCATGTATGCAGAGTTGCTGGGTATAGAGCATCTACTCGACCGTAAGGCGTCACAGCTTAGTGGCGGGGAGGCTCAGAAGGCGGCTATTGCCAGGGCCTTGGCTTCTGACCCGGCGCTTCTCCTGCTAGACGAGCCGTTTAGCAACATAGACGCGCCTAGCAGGGATAAGCTGCGCGTCGAGCTCCGGAGGCTGTTGGTAAAGCTCGGGAAGCCTACTGTGATAGTCACTCATAGCTTCGCAGACGCATGGATAATGGGCGACGCTATAGTGCTCTTGCGTGATGGGCGTATTGTTGCCAGCGGGGCACCATCCTCCATGCTGCGCCCGAGAAGTCTCGAGGCGGCTAGGTTCCTAGGCTTCAACCTCATACCGGCAACTCTGCTAAGCGTTGAGAACGGTATCGTGGTGTTAGAGGCTGGTGGAGAGAAGGTTGTGGGGGAGGGTGTTAGTGTTGACGCGCCACCCGGTAGCCGGGTGTATATCGCGGTGAAAGGCGATGACGTGATACTCTCCAGGGTGCGGGGTGAGGGGCCTAACTGGTACCGGGGTGTCGTGGTATCCCTCTACGAGACGCGTTACGGGCTGAAGCTCGTGATAGAGGCTCTTGGCGCCCAGCTCAACGTTGAGACTACAAGGGCGTATGCGAGGAGTATCCTGGGCGGTGTCAAGGAGGGGCTAGAGCTATGGCTTCACCTGCCGCCGGACGCTGTGAGCATCGTGACGTGA
- a CDS encoding molybdate ABC transporter permease subunit, which produces MTGRIVLLASAVLMLLVLSSIVLLTTPSDILEAIRSEEFRYAILLSLATSTASTILALCTALPLAYIIAGEKRSSLLAEAILSLPMAMPPVALGVTLLAFFTRNVLGVTIDKLVGVVFSIPGLVVAQYFVILPLIIKGLRSAIEAIPEEYIGIARTLGYGPIETLVYIVVPLAWRGILASTVLGFARAMGEFGASVMLAGATRLKTETIPIAIYLAMEGGDLGLAAAMTIVSLVVAFVVMIGVEVVGKWRY; this is translated from the coding sequence GTGACAGGTAGGATTGTGCTGCTGGCCTCAGCGGTGCTCATGCTCCTGGTACTTTCTAGCATCGTGCTGCTCACAACGCCAAGCGACATACTAGAGGCTATCAGGTCCGAAGAGTTCCGCTACGCCATACTACTCAGCCTCGCAACATCTACAGCTTCGACTATACTAGCCCTGTGTACCGCACTACCACTAGCCTATATCATCGCCGGTGAGAAGCGCTCCAGCCTCCTAGCGGAGGCCATACTGTCTCTACCTATGGCTATGCCGCCAGTAGCTCTAGGTGTAACGCTACTAGCCTTCTTCACGAGGAACGTGCTTGGCGTGACTATCGACAAGCTAGTTGGTGTGGTGTTCAGCATACCAGGCCTAGTGGTAGCACAGTATTTCGTGATACTCCCGTTGATAATTAAGGGTTTGAGGTCAGCGATCGAGGCGATACCCGAAGAGTATATCGGCATTGCACGGACACTGGGCTACGGGCCGATAGAGACTCTAGTGTATATCGTGGTGCCCTTGGCTTGGAGAGGCATACTCGCTTCCACCGTGCTAGGATTTGCGAGAGCTATGGGCGAGTTTGGTGCTAGTGTTATGCTAGCGGGCGCGACGAGGCTGAAAACAGAGACAATACCCATAGCCATCTACCTCGCTATGGAGGGTGGTGATTTGGGGCTTGCAGCTGCAATGACAATTGTCTCTCTTGTCGTGGCCTTTGTTGTCATGATTGGTGTGGAGGTGGTGGGTAAATGGCGGTATTGA